The Candidatus Hydrogenedentota bacterium genome includes the window ACTCCCTTCGGAGCAACCCGAATGCGCCCTTATGTATGGCAACCCCCATCTCGCGACGATTCCTGGCAGTAGCGTCGCCGGTTGCAGGACTCCGCAATGATTCACGATGCGTTATCACTAGTACTTGAACGGCGCGATCTGTCCCGTGAGCAAGCCTCGCGGGCGATGACCGCTATCATGTCCGGCGAAGCCACCGCCGCGCAGATCGCCGCACTGCTCGCCGCACTGCGAATGAAGGGTGAAACCATCGACGAAATCGCCGGATTTGCTATGGCCATGCGTACTTTCGCTACGCCTGTACACACCTCGCGCCGTCCCCTGGTCGACACGTGCGGCACAGGCGGAGATTGCGCCGGCACTTTCAACGTCTCCACAACCGCCGCATTTGTCGTGGCCGGCGCCGGAGTCGCCGTCGCCAAACACGGCAATCGCAGCGCCAGCAGCCGTTGCGGAAGTGCCGATGTCCTTGAGAAACTCGGCGTACGCATCGACATGTCCGCCGCTGAAGTCGGCCAGTGCATCGATGAAATCGGCATAGGCTTCCTCTTCGCGCGCAGCTTTCACCAAGCCATGCGTCACGTTGCGCCCGTGCGATCCGAGCTCGGATTTCGCACGGTCTTCAACCTGCTTGGCCCTCTGACCAATCCCGCCAGTGCGTGCGGGCAAGTCGTCGGCGTGCCCGACCGTAAACTCGTCGAACCCATCGCCTATGTGCTCTCCAGCCTGGGCGCGCGCCGTGCCTTCGTCGTCTCAGGTGCCGATGGCCTCGACGAATTGACCTTGGCCGCGTCTACATGCGTCGCCGAAGCGCGCGGCGGTTCCGTCCAGACATACGAACTGACTCCCGAAGATGTCGGTCTTCCCCGCGCGCCACGCGAAGCTCTTCTCGGGGGCGATGCCGAAGCGAACGCGCACATCCTCCTCGATGTGCTGAAGGGTGTTAGAGGTCCGCATCGGGATATTGTATTGTTCAATGCCGCAGCAGGTATTCTTGCAGGGAGCGATACCGAAGCGGATTGGAGGGGCGCCGTTGATGCGGCGAACCAGTCTATAGATAGTGGGGCGGCTTTCGAAAAACTGGAGGCGTTAATCCGGTACGGCTCGATCGCCGGTGCGAACGCATAACAGGCAACACATATGATTCTGGACGAGATTTGCGCACACAAGCGGGTAGAAGTCGAAGAGCAGAAGAAGAAGGTCTCGCTCGTCGAGTTAACCGACCGGATTGAGCAGCGCCGCAAACCGCGCGATTTCCGGCTCGCTCTTCGAAAGACCGGCATCAGCCTAATCGCCGAAGTTAAACGCGCTTCTCCTACCCGCGGTACTATGATGGAGGAAATGGACCCCGCCGAACTCGCCGGCATCTATGCCCAGGGCGGCGCGCGCGCTATCTCTGTGCTTACCGACGACCGCTATTTCCGTGGGTCGTTGGCCGATCTGGTCGCCGTGCATCAGGCCGTCTCCGTGCCCGTTCTTCGCAAAGAGTTCATCATCGACGATTACCAGATCTATGAGGCCCGCGCCGCCGAAGCCGACGCGATTCTCCTCATAGTGCGCATACTCTCGGATGAACAAATAAAGGACTACCTGAAGTTAAGCACCTCGCTCGGCATGGCTACCCTTGTCGAGACGCATACCGCCGACGATATCGAGCGCGCTATGAAATGCGGAGCTCACATCATCGGCATCAATAACCGGGACCTCTCTACGTTCAACGTGGACATCAACACCACGCTCGAACTGAAGAAACTGGTTCCCGGCGGCTACGTCCTCGTGAGCGAAAGCGGCATATTCACGCGAGACCATGTCCGGCGCCTCGAAGACGGGGGAGTCGACGCTATCCTGGTAGGTGAAGCCCTTGTGACCAGCGGCAACATCGGAGCCAAGATTCACGAGTTGCTCGGCCTCTCGGACGACGAATAGCCGTCCATCGGGCGAAGCGCCGAACTTTAGCCGCACCTTTAGGCCGTTTTGCGTTCTTTTGGTCCCATAGGACCCATTGGTCCCATATGTCCCATATTCCTTCTTTCGCCCAACAAACGAAAGACTCAGACCAGTGCCCGACAACGAAACACGAGTTAAGATCTGCGGCATCACCTCCTACGAGGATGCACGAGCCATTTGCGATGCCGGCGCCGATGCCCTCGGCTTCAATTTCGCCCCCGAAGCAAAGAAGCGAGGCCGCTACATCACGCCCGACGACGCACGCGGCATTATTCGCCGTCTCCCGTCCTTTGTCAGCCACGTCGCGGTGACGGTTAACGATTCTCAAGAGAATCTGCTACACTACCTGACCTTTGTGGACCGAGTTCAGTTGCATGGCGAAGAATCTATCGAACTTTGTGCCTCTCTCGCGCCGGACGCGATAAAGGCCTTTCGAGCGGCTCCCGGGTTCCAGCCCGAGTCCATGCTGCGGTACCCGGCTTCCGCATACCTACTGGACGCGTGGGCGCCCGACGCCCGCGGCGGTACCGGCAAGGTATTCGACTGGCAGATTGCCAAGACCGCCGTGGAATTGGGTCATCCCCTGATTCTCGCAGGCGGATTGACCCCGGAGAACGTCGCCGACGCCGTGCGCGCCGTCCGGCCCTATGCCGTGGATACCGCGGGCGGCGTCGAAAGCGCCCCAGGAAAGAAAGACTATGCCAAAGTCCGAGAGTTTGTCCGAAACGCAAAAAGCGCCCTATCCGTTTCCTGACGAGCGGGGCCGCTACGGGCAGTTCGGGGGACGTTTCGTCCCCGAAACCCTGATGCACCCCCTCCAAGAGCTGGAGGAGGCCTTCAAGAACGCCAAAGACGACCCTGCCTTTGTCGAGACCCTGCGCCAATACCAAGGCAGCTACGTGGGCCGTCCCACGCCCCTGTACTTCGCCCAACGCCTTACCGAGCAGCTAGGCGGCGCAAAGCTTTACTTCAAGCGCGAAGACCTTGCCCACACCGGCGCTCACAAGATCAACAACGCCCTCGGTCAGGTGCTTCTCGCGAAGCGCATGGGCAAGTCCCGCGTCATTGCCGAAACCGGCGCCGGGCAACACGGCGTTGCTACCGCCACCGCGTGCGCCCTCCTCGGCCTCGAATGCGAGGTCTACATGGGCACCGACGATATGGAGCGCCAGCGCCTCAACGTGTTCCGGATGCGGCTCCTCGGCAGCAAAGTCACCCCGGTCCATTCCGGTACGCGCACACTCAAAGACGCCATCAACGAAGCCATGCGCGATTGGGTCACCAACGTTTCCAACACGCATTACGTGCTCGGAACCGTCGAAGGCCCGCACCCCTATCCGCTGATTTGCCGCGAATTCCAGAAGATCATCGGCAAGGAAGTCCGCGGGCAAATCCTGCAACTCGAAGGCAGGCTCCCCGATTTGCTTATAGCGTGCGTCGGCGGCGGCAGCAATGCCATCGGCTTGTTTTTTGAGTTTATCCAGGATGAATCCGTCCGCATGATCGGTGTTGAAGCCGGCGGCTACGGCCCCGAAACCGGCAAACACGCCGCCCGATTCTCCGGCGGCGTCGTCGGCATGCTTCACGGCGCCCTGAGCTACGTGCTTCAAGACAACGACGGCCAAATCCTCGGGACGCACAGCGTCTCCGCGGGACTCGACTACGCCAGCGTTGGCCCCGAACACGCCTACTGGCGCACCACCGGCCGCGTCGGTTACTCCTATGCCACCGATCAGGAAGCCCTGGAAGCTTTCCAACTGTGCAGCCGGACCGAAGGCATTATCCCCGCGCTGGAAAGTTC containing:
- the trpD gene encoding anthranilate phosphoribosyltransferase, translated to MIHDALSLVLERRDLSREQASRAMTAIMSGEATAAQIAALLAALRMKGETIDEIAGFAMAMRTFATPVHTSRRPLVDTCGTGGDCAGTFNVSTTAAFVVAGAGVAVAKHGNRSASSRCGSADVLEKLGVRIDMSAAEVGQCIDEIGIGFLFARSFHQAMRHVAPVRSELGFRTVFNLLGPLTNPASACGQVVGVPDRKLVEPIAYVLSSLGARRAFVVSGADGLDELTLAASTCVAEARGGSVQTYELTPEDVGLPRAPREALLGGDAEANAHILLDVLKGVRGPHRDIVLFNAAAGILAGSDTEADWRGAVDAANQSIDSGAAFEKLEALIRYGSIAGANA
- a CDS encoding phosphoribosylanthranilate isomerase; protein product: MPDNETRVKICGITSYEDARAICDAGADALGFNFAPEAKKRGRYITPDDARGIIRRLPSFVSHVAVTVNDSQENLLHYLTFVDRVQLHGEESIELCASLAPDAIKAFRAAPGFQPESMLRYPASAYLLDAWAPDARGGTGKVFDWQIAKTAVELGHPLILAGGLTPENVADAVRAVRPYAVDTAGGVESAPGKKDYAKVREFVRNAKSALSVS
- the trpC gene encoding indole-3-glycerol phosphate synthase TrpC, encoding MILDEICAHKRVEVEEQKKKVSLVELTDRIEQRRKPRDFRLALRKTGISLIAEVKRASPTRGTMMEEMDPAELAGIYAQGGARAISVLTDDRYFRGSLADLVAVHQAVSVPVLRKEFIIDDYQIYEARAAEADAILLIVRILSDEQIKDYLKLSTSLGMATLVETHTADDIERAMKCGAHIIGINNRDLSTFNVDINTTLELKKLVPGGYVLVSESGIFTRDHVRRLEDGGVDAILVGEALVTSGNIGAKIHELLGLSDDE
- the trpB gene encoding tryptophan synthase subunit beta; the protein is MPKSESLSETQKAPYPFPDERGRYGQFGGRFVPETLMHPLQELEEAFKNAKDDPAFVETLRQYQGSYVGRPTPLYFAQRLTEQLGGAKLYFKREDLAHTGAHKINNALGQVLLAKRMGKSRVIAETGAGQHGVATATACALLGLECEVYMGTDDMERQRLNVFRMRLLGSKVTPVHSGTRTLKDAINEAMRDWVTNVSNTHYVLGTVEGPHPYPLICREFQKIIGKEVRGQILQLEGRLPDLLIACVGGGSNAIGLFFEFIQDESVRMIGVEAGGYGPETGKHAARFSGGVVGMLHGALSYVLQDNDGQILGTHSVSAGLDYASVGPEHAYWRTTGRVGYSYATDQEALEAFQLCSRTEGIIPALESSHAIAHACKVVPTLPKDHIVVVNMSGRGDKDVEQAARFILNGEKP